The Streptomyces pactum genome contains a region encoding:
- a CDS encoding beta-N-acetylhexosaminidase: MDLPRPELALVPRPRRVSTRSGRFRLDGTTRLRVTRGAEAAAKLLRALLAPATGLRLQAAADGAFVLALDPALTGLGDEGYGLTVSPKGALLRAARPAGLLRGVQTVRQLLPYEALSERPVRGVPWELPAVEITDVPRHAWRGSMLDVARHFQPVSYLRRYVDLLALHKLNVFHLHLTDDQGWRMPVAAYPRLTEVGGRRPESMAGPAGSDRFDGVPHVGAYTRAELRELVAYAAERGVSVLPETGVPGHVRAALAAHPELGTDPARRLDVWTRWGVCENVLGTDDHVLDFFRTVLDEVMDVFPSPYVHIGGDECPTAEWERSPAARARAAREGLPGPRALHPWFIARMAEHLVRAGRRPVVWAENGVTLPLDCTVMSWREPGHGHAAAERGHQVVHTDHRATYFDYARGHGPQEPPAQPGAVVDLRAVYGVDLAPPTRDPAAASRVLGAQGQLWTEFVRTPAHIEYLTYPRLCALAERVWDGTSGWRDFAARLAGHRARLDALNVPHADPPATVPVPPRVGGLR, translated from the coding sequence GTGGACCTGCCACGCCCCGAACTGGCCCTCGTGCCCCGCCCCCGCCGCGTCTCGACGCGTTCCGGCCGCTTCCGGCTGGACGGCACCACCCGGCTGCGGGTCACCCGGGGAGCCGAAGCGGCCGCGAAACTGCTGCGCGCGCTCCTCGCCCCGGCCACCGGACTGCGGCTGCAGGCGGCCGCCGACGGCGCCTTCGTCCTCGCGCTCGACCCCGCCCTGACCGGCCTCGGCGACGAGGGCTACGGCCTGACCGTGAGCCCCAAGGGGGCCCTGCTGCGCGCCGCCCGTCCGGCCGGACTGCTGCGCGGAGTGCAGACGGTGCGGCAGCTCCTGCCCTACGAGGCCCTGTCCGAACGGCCGGTGCGCGGTGTGCCCTGGGAGCTGCCCGCCGTGGAGATCACCGACGTACCCCGTCATGCCTGGCGCGGCTCCATGCTCGACGTGGCCCGGCATTTCCAGCCGGTGTCGTACCTGCGGCGCTACGTCGACCTGCTGGCACTGCACAAGCTGAACGTCTTCCACCTCCATCTCACCGACGACCAGGGCTGGCGGATGCCGGTGGCCGCCTACCCGCGGCTCACCGAGGTCGGCGGCCGGCGGCCGGAGTCGATGGCCGGCCCGGCCGGCAGCGACCGGTTCGACGGCGTGCCGCACGTCGGCGCGTACACCCGGGCGGAACTGCGCGAACTGGTCGCGTACGCGGCCGAACGCGGGGTGAGCGTGCTCCCGGAGACCGGTGTGCCCGGCCACGTCCGCGCCGCCCTGGCCGCCCACCCGGAGTTGGGCACCGACCCCGCGCGCCGCCTGGACGTGTGGACGCGCTGGGGCGTGTGCGAGAACGTCCTCGGCACCGACGACCACGTACTGGACTTCTTCCGCACCGTCCTTGACGAGGTGATGGACGTGTTCCCCTCGCCGTACGTCCACATCGGCGGTGACGAATGCCCCACCGCGGAATGGGAGCGCAGCCCGGCGGCTCGGGCCCGCGCCGCCCGTGAAGGGCTGCCGGGGCCCCGCGCGCTGCATCCGTGGTTCATCGCCCGCATGGCCGAGCACCTCGTGCGCGCGGGGCGCCGGCCGGTCGTCTGGGCCGAGAACGGTGTCACCCTCCCGCTCGACTGCACGGTGATGAGCTGGCGCGAACCCGGGCACGGCCACGCGGCGGCGGAGCGCGGGCACCAGGTCGTGCACACCGACCACCGCGCCACCTACTTCGACTACGCGCGCGGCCACGGCCCGCAGGAACCGCCCGCCCAGCCCGGCGCGGTCGTCGACCTGCGTGCGGTGTACGGCGTCGACCTCGCACCGCCGACGCGGGACCCGGCGGCCGCGTCCCGAGTACTCGGCGCCCAGGGCCAGTTGTGGACGGAGTTCGTCCGGACGCCCGCGCACATCGAGTACCTCACGTACCCCCGGCTGTGCGCGCTCGCCGAGCGGGTCTGGGACGGCACGTCGGGCTGGCGGGACTTCGCCGCCCGGCTGGCCGGACACCGGGCCCGGCTGGACGCCCTGAACGTCCCGCACGCCGACCCGCCGGCCACCGTACCCGTGCCGCCCCGGGTCGGCGGTCTGCGCTGA
- a CDS encoding cellulose binding domain-containing protein, translating to MRTRPTVGRARLALALAALLGGGALTALPAQAAATADGLTVQYRTSASGATADQTEPWLKVRNTGTSAVQLSQVKIRYYFKADAPNASYRFACSWAVRGCSAVTGAFGTLSNPTSTADRYLEIGFTPAAGTLAPGADTGDMQLRFHQTNWQTVRQSDDYSFDGAQTAYADWDKVTAQLDGATVWGAAPEGNDPTDPTDPPDPTDPPGGGQSLFDDFEYSSHTDPDISAHGWSVRSNSGGPGVPGATWDPSKVTFVAADGNSVMNLETSTAGTGASTTHTEVLTKAMKFKNGTYAARVRFSDAPRSGPDGDHLVQTFFTINDLKAPMADDYAEYDFEYLPNGGWGEPSNILYTTSWETYDPEPWQAVNQHSEQRRSYAGWHDLVVTIDDSAITYYVDGQHFGTHDARYLPERPMSINFNQWLIDLNGQTSTTPRAYDQQVDYVLHVKDQVLSPAEVAAKVTGYRAAGTDFVDEVPAS from the coding sequence ATGAGAACCCGCCCCACCGTCGGCCGCGCCCGCCTGGCGCTCGCCCTGGCGGCCCTCCTGGGCGGCGGTGCCCTGACCGCCCTGCCCGCCCAGGCCGCCGCCACGGCCGACGGTCTCACCGTCCAGTACCGCACCAGCGCGAGCGGAGCCACCGCCGACCAGACGGAACCCTGGCTCAAGGTCCGCAACACCGGCACCTCCGCCGTGCAGCTCAGCCAGGTGAAGATCCGCTACTACTTCAAGGCGGACGCGCCGAACGCCTCCTACCGCTTCGCCTGTTCCTGGGCGGTGCGCGGCTGTTCCGCCGTCACCGGCGCGTTCGGCACGCTGAGCAACCCCACCTCGACGGCCGACCGCTACCTGGAGATCGGTTTCACCCCGGCGGCCGGGACCCTGGCCCCCGGCGCGGACACCGGTGACATGCAGCTCCGCTTCCACCAGACCAACTGGCAGACGGTCCGGCAGAGCGACGACTACTCGTTCGACGGCGCCCAGACCGCGTACGCCGACTGGGACAAGGTCACCGCCCAGCTCGACGGCGCCACCGTGTGGGGCGCGGCTCCCGAGGGCAACGACCCCACGGACCCGACCGATCCGCCCGACCCGACGGACCCGCCCGGCGGCGGACAGTCACTGTTCGACGACTTCGAGTACAGCTCGCACACGGACCCCGACATCTCCGCGCACGGCTGGAGCGTGCGCTCCAACTCCGGCGGGCCCGGAGTCCCCGGCGCCACCTGGGACCCGTCCAAGGTCACCTTCGTCGCCGCCGACGGCAACTCGGTGATGAACCTGGAGACGTCCACGGCGGGCACCGGTGCGTCCACCACGCACACCGAGGTACTCACCAAGGCGATGAAGTTCAAGAACGGCACCTACGCGGCGCGCGTGAGGTTCTCCGACGCCCCACGGTCGGGGCCCGACGGGGACCACCTGGTGCAGACGTTCTTCACCATCAACGACCTCAAGGCCCCGATGGCCGACGACTACGCCGAGTACGACTTCGAGTACCTGCCGAACGGAGGTTGGGGCGAGCCGTCGAACATCCTGTACACGACCTCCTGGGAGACCTACGACCCCGAGCCCTGGCAGGCCGTCAACCAGCACTCGGAGCAGCGCCGGAGCTACGCGGGCTGGCACGACCTCGTCGTCACCATCGACGACAGCGCCATCACGTACTACGTGGACGGGCAGCACTTCGGCACGCATGACGCCCGCTACCTGCCCGAGCGGCCGATGTCGATCAACTTCAACCAGTGGCTGATCGACCTCAACGGCCAGACGTCGACGACCCCGCGCGCCTACGACCAGCAGGTCGACTACGTCCTGCACGTCAAGGACCAGGTGCTGAGCCCGGCTGAGGTCGCCGCGAAGGTCACCGGGTACCGTGCGGCCGGCACGGACTTCGTGGACGAGGTCCCCGCGTCCTGA
- a CDS encoding SpoIIE family protein phosphatase, giving the protein MVYLDPPAAVSRRFPETPVSAASARRFVRAALDDVVPDLVDTAELLVGELVTNAVLHARTEVEVAVSRPDGRVRVRVGDGRPGRALVPRHWPPYAGTGQGLALLEKLASRHGVEADDERKAVWFELWPEGPPPPSPSPSPGWESAVPPCPCERTVTLVDVPSALESACRQHRHAVLRELTLAASTGEPLGVSPEELAAAGDINNLISARVTTALREPLPDPDLRTLRLPLPADAAPSVRALRRVLDLAEDEAGEERLLTLPALPRGRAFQAWLFDQIAGQLAGGHPTAWTVVPREPETGAAEVVPWDAGQVRGSRVPTIAADENNRIIATNGPAADLLGWAPDDLVGRKLTTLIPEHLRRRHTTAFASMLLTGRTRIVGRSVPLPALHRDGGLIPVRLYIQTQETADGRTVFVAQLSPRATTPLDVPRVPGGSAQSAEPEPGGGRPSAAPDRGGSPSGGARRMSALDRLSLLADLGAELNNTLDLDDGLRRAGRLLTRRLADWCAVDLFAEHAQVDRVCVVHRDPRDRRPDTFEVRLPVVSEESRGPLARVLRGAGPLLLTDAPPPGQAESALDRNYLELFRGLGAGSAVVAPLRARREIFGALTLARAPGGRPFTEEDLALVDDLVHGLALGVDNARLYQDTRSIAERLQRSLLPVLPEVVGLQLAARYAASSATAQVGGDWYDSFVLPQGDTAVVIGDVTGHNLDAAIAMSQLRSMLRGIAVDRQEPPAEVLHRLDLANHSLHQEATATCVYGVVKGSAQGPWELKHSSAGHPPPLLTTREGETRYLEDGAGLLLGMDPHAPRSTAVHVLPAHSTLLLYTDGLIERRDEPLDDALERLRRHAADLAREPLDTFCDELLIGLGADSADDIAVLAVRPAPPW; this is encoded by the coding sequence ATGGTCTACCTCGATCCGCCGGCGGCGGTGTCACGGCGTTTTCCCGAGACTCCGGTGAGCGCCGCGTCGGCTCGGCGGTTCGTACGGGCCGCGTTGGACGACGTCGTCCCGGACCTGGTGGACACCGCCGAACTTCTGGTCGGCGAGCTGGTCACCAACGCGGTGCTGCACGCGCGCACCGAGGTCGAGGTGGCGGTGTCACGCCCCGACGGCCGGGTGCGCGTACGGGTCGGTGACGGCCGGCCCGGCCGTGCGCTCGTACCGCGGCACTGGCCGCCGTACGCCGGTACGGGACAGGGTCTGGCCCTGCTGGAGAAGCTGGCCTCGCGACACGGGGTGGAGGCCGACGACGAGCGCAAGGCGGTCTGGTTCGAACTGTGGCCCGAAGGCCCGCCACCGCCGTCGCCGTCGCCGTCGCCGGGGTGGGAATCCGCCGTGCCTCCGTGCCCCTGCGAACGGACGGTGACGCTCGTCGACGTACCGAGCGCCCTGGAGTCGGCGTGTCGGCAGCACCGGCACGCGGTGCTGCGCGAACTGACCCTCGCCGCGTCCACCGGCGAGCCCCTCGGTGTGTCGCCCGAGGAGCTGGCCGCCGCCGGCGACATCAACAACCTGATCAGCGCCCGCGTGACGACCGCGCTCCGGGAACCGCTCCCCGACCCGGACCTGCGCACCCTGCGCCTGCCGCTGCCGGCCGACGCCGCGCCCTCGGTGCGGGCCCTGCGCCGCGTCCTGGACCTCGCCGAGGACGAGGCCGGGGAGGAACGGCTGCTCACGCTGCCGGCACTGCCTCGCGGGCGCGCCTTCCAGGCATGGCTCTTCGACCAGATCGCGGGACAGCTCGCCGGGGGCCACCCCACCGCGTGGACGGTGGTGCCCCGCGAGCCGGAGACCGGCGCGGCCGAGGTCGTACCGTGGGACGCCGGCCAGGTACGGGGCAGCAGGGTCCCGACCATCGCGGCCGACGAGAACAACCGGATCATCGCGACGAACGGACCGGCGGCGGACCTGCTGGGCTGGGCACCGGACGACCTCGTCGGACGCAAGCTCACCACACTCATCCCCGAGCACCTGCGCCGGCGGCACACGACGGCGTTCGCCTCGATGCTGCTCACCGGTCGCACCCGCATCGTGGGCCGCTCCGTGCCCCTTCCCGCGCTGCACCGGGACGGCGGGCTGATCCCGGTCAGGCTGTACATCCAGACCCAGGAGACCGCCGACGGCCGTACGGTCTTCGTCGCCCAGCTCAGTCCGCGGGCCACCACGCCCCTCGACGTGCCGAGGGTTCCCGGCGGAAGTGCGCAGTCGGCGGAACCGGAGCCGGGCGGGGGCCGGCCATCGGCCGCCCCGGACCGCGGCGGGAGTCCGAGCGGTGGCGCACGCCGCATGTCGGCGCTGGACCGGCTGTCACTCCTGGCCGATCTGGGAGCGGAGCTCAACAACACCCTGGACCTGGACGACGGGCTGCGGCGCGCCGGCCGGCTGCTGACGCGGCGGCTGGCCGACTGGTGCGCGGTCGACCTGTTCGCCGAGCACGCCCAGGTGGACCGGGTCTGTGTCGTCCACCGCGATCCGAGGGACCGGCGCCCCGACACGTTCGAGGTCAGGCTGCCGGTCGTCTCCGAGGAATCACGCGGACCGCTGGCCCGTGTGCTGCGCGGTGCGGGGCCGCTGCTGCTCACCGACGCCCCGCCACCGGGCCAGGCCGAGAGCGCGCTGGACCGGAACTATCTCGAGCTGTTCCGGGGGCTCGGGGCGGGCAGTGCCGTCGTCGCTCCGCTGCGGGCCCGCCGCGAGATCTTCGGCGCGCTGACCCTGGCCCGTGCGCCCGGCGGGCGGCCGTTCACCGAGGAGGACCTCGCCCTGGTCGACGACCTGGTCCACGGCCTGGCGCTGGGAGTGGACAACGCCCGTCTGTACCAGGACACCCGTTCCATCGCCGAACGGCTCCAGCGCTCCCTGCTGCCGGTACTGCCGGAGGTCGTGGGTCTTCAGCTCGCCGCCCGCTACGCCGCCTCCTCGGCCACCGCGCAGGTCGGCGGTGACTGGTACGACAGCTTCGTCCTGCCCCAGGGGGACACCGCCGTCGTCATCGGTGACGTCACTGGACACAACCTCGACGCGGCCATCGCCATGAGTCAGCTCCGCAGCATGCTGCGCGGCATCGCCGTGGACCGCCAGGAGCCGCCCGCGGAGGTGCTGCACCGCCTGGACCTGGCGAATCACAGTCTCCACCAGGAGGCCACCGCCACCTGTGTCTACGGGGTGGTCAAGGGCTCCGCCCAGGGCCCGTGGGAGCTGAAGCACTCCTCCGCCGGTCACCCCCCGCCCCTGCTGACCACCCGGGAGGGCGAGACCCGCTACCTCGAGGACGGGGCGGGTCTGCTCCTCGGTATGGACCCCCACGCGCCCCGGTCCACCGCCGTCCACGTGCTGCCGGCCCACTCGACGCTGCTGCTGTACACCGACGGGCTCATCGAACGCCGGGACGAACCCCTCGACGACGCCCTGGAGCGGCTGCGCCGGCACGCCGCCGATCTGGCGCGCGAGCCGCTCGACACGTTCTGCGACGAACTGCTGATCGGCCTGGGCGCCGACAGCGCGGACGACATCGCCGTGCTCGCCGTCCGCCCCGCACCGCCCTGGTGA
- a CDS encoding M23 family metallopeptidase: protein MNDERLTTAEAVQDTDGLQPERSERPQRSAQPGQPEAPGQPEQPGRTEGAGKRKRRGPGPVTLLLLPGLVTVTGVAAFLALTGGLPSPWPEESDTDQAAAVDIDPSYIPWLRKAASACTLLEPSLLAAQIDQLSGWSDDTDELSGQKGIAAFTDTEWRTWGRDDDGNGRSSPRDPADAIMALGRQDCSLAEEVTDLRTEGRVNGDLVDLTLAAYSSGTDAVTESGRVPPTAETYLAEVEALLPRYEALDRADSVGTGGAAGALLTAPVSPLTITSPYGSREHPLTGVTKLHTGVDFAAPQGARVVAARRGRVVFAAPTTAYGNRVVIDHGTIEGKRLETTYSHLSSLEAVAGQTVEAGTPIGRVGSTGLSTGPHLHFEVVLDGYYTDPRPWLVAGG from the coding sequence GTGAACGACGAGCGGCTGACCACGGCGGAGGCGGTTCAAGACACGGACGGGCTACAGCCGGAGCGGTCGGAACGGCCCCAGCGGTCAGCACAGCCCGGTCAGCCGGAAGCGCCCGGTCAGCCGGAACAGCCGGGCCGGACGGAGGGGGCCGGCAAGCGGAAGCGCCGCGGTCCCGGCCCCGTCACGCTGCTGCTGCTACCGGGTCTGGTGACCGTCACCGGCGTGGCCGCGTTCCTCGCGCTGACGGGCGGCCTGCCGTCCCCGTGGCCCGAGGAATCCGACACGGACCAGGCCGCGGCGGTCGACATCGACCCCTCCTACATCCCGTGGCTGCGCAAGGCCGCCTCGGCCTGCACGCTCCTCGAACCGTCCCTACTCGCGGCTCAGATCGACCAGCTCTCCGGCTGGAGCGACGACACGGACGAGCTCTCCGGCCAGAAGGGCATAGCGGCCTTCACCGACACCGAGTGGCGGACCTGGGGCAGGGACGACGACGGCAACGGGCGCTCCTCGCCCCGTGATCCGGCGGACGCCATCATGGCGCTCGGCCGACAGGACTGCTCCCTGGCCGAGGAGGTGACCGACCTGCGCACCGAAGGCCGGGTCAACGGGGACCTGGTGGACCTGACCCTCGCCGCGTACTCCTCGGGAACGGACGCCGTGACGGAGTCGGGGCGCGTACCTCCGACGGCCGAGACCTACCTCGCCGAGGTCGAGGCCCTGCTCCCGCGTTACGAGGCACTCGACCGAGCCGACTCCGTCGGCACGGGCGGGGCGGCCGGCGCTCTCCTGACCGCTCCGGTGAGCCCGCTCACCATCACCTCGCCCTACGGCTCGCGGGAGCACCCGCTGACCGGGGTGACCAAGCTCCACACCGGCGTGGACTTCGCCGCGCCCCAGGGCGCGCGGGTCGTCGCCGCGCGGCGGGGCCGCGTCGTGTTCGCCGCGCCGACCACCGCGTACGGCAACCGCGTGGTGATCGACCACGGGACGATCGAGGGCAAACGGCTGGAGACCACCTACAGTCACCTGTCGTCCCTGGAGGCCGTCGCGGGACAGACCGTGGAGGCCGGCACCCCGATCGGGCGGGTCGGCTCCACCGGGCTGTCCACCGGCCCCCACCTGCACTTCGAAGTCGTCCTCGACGGGTACTACACCGATCCCCGGCCCTGGCTCGTCGCCGGCGGCTAG
- a CDS encoding nuclear transport factor 2 family protein produces MSESPTSIVAAAFRYYRAQDRDAVTALYADDFSFTSPQDDHIGEAAFFERCLSTAGRPREQRLPHVTPADGELVLAGPTDADMRRRF; encoded by the coding sequence ATGTCCGAGAGCCCGACGAGCATCGTGGCAGCGGCGTTCCGGTACTACCGGGCGCAGGACCGGGACGCGGTGACCGCTCTGTACGCCGACGACTTCTCCTTCACCAGCCCGCAGGACGACCACATCGGCGAAGCGGCGTTCTTCGAGCGGTGCTTGTCGACCGCCGGCCGGCCGCGGGAGCAGCGGTTGCCGCACGTCACCCCGGCGGACGGGGAGCTCGTCCTCGCCGGACCCACGGATGCGGACATGCGCCGCCGCTTCTAG
- a CDS encoding CYTH and CHAD domain-containing protein has protein sequence MTQSKRETERKYEPSSPGAEDLPDLTGVGPVASVTEAGPEELDAVYHDTVDLRLAGTSVTLRRRTGGSDAGWHLKLPLSGDSREEVRAALSDDVPQALRELVLSRTRGAELRPVVRIRSTRSVRHLRDAEGTVLAELSLDAVRAESLLTGGGRAEWSELEVELADGAPAGLLDTLERKLRKKGIARSHSPSKLARALRDTGAAAKAGASRRAPGEVVPGSPGAYVLAYVREQAGILAALDPAVRRDRPDGVHRMRVTCRRLRSCLRSYRSVLDRRATDPLRAELQWLAGELGVERDQEVLRERLGGAVDELPDDLVLGPVAARLRVWDVSRGDESRTRTREALASPRYLRLLDALDDLVRRPPLRARAAGKPARVMAKAVLKEYDRLAGRMDHALEQPPGQSRDAALHQARKAAKKVRYAAEVARPALGKPVARLGKRAKAVQKLLGEHQDAVVAQDTLRKLAVAAHGAGETAFTWGLLHGQERAGARARQEELPSVWRAAADPALRAALKH, from the coding sequence ATGACCCAGTCGAAGCGTGAGACAGAGCGAAAGTACGAGCCCTCCTCCCCCGGCGCCGAAGATCTGCCGGACCTCACCGGCGTCGGTCCCGTCGCCTCGGTGACCGAGGCCGGGCCCGAGGAGCTGGACGCGGTGTACCACGACACCGTGGATCTGCGGCTGGCAGGCACGTCGGTCACCCTGCGCCGCCGGACGGGCGGCTCGGACGCCGGGTGGCATCTGAAGCTGCCGCTCTCCGGGGACAGCCGCGAGGAGGTGCGGGCCGCCCTGTCGGACGACGTACCGCAGGCGCTGCGCGAGCTCGTCCTGTCCCGCACGCGGGGCGCGGAGCTGCGCCCCGTCGTTCGGATCAGGTCCACCCGCTCCGTGCGGCACCTCCGCGACGCCGAGGGCACGGTACTCGCCGAGCTGAGTCTCGACGCGGTGCGCGCCGAGTCGCTGCTGACCGGCGGTGGCCGTGCCGAGTGGAGCGAGCTGGAGGTCGAACTCGCCGACGGGGCGCCCGCCGGGCTGCTGGACACCCTGGAACGGAAACTGCGCAAGAAGGGGATCGCCCGGTCTCACAGCCCCTCCAAACTCGCCCGGGCGCTGCGGGACACCGGCGCCGCGGCCAAGGCGGGGGCGTCCCGCCGGGCCCCCGGTGAGGTGGTGCCCGGGTCTCCGGGCGCCTACGTGCTGGCGTACGTGCGCGAGCAGGCCGGCATCCTGGCGGCGCTGGATCCCGCGGTCCGCCGGGACCGGCCCGACGGGGTGCACAGGATGCGTGTCACTTGCCGGCGCCTGCGTAGCTGCCTGCGCTCGTACCGGTCGGTGCTCGACCGGCGGGCCACCGATCCGCTGCGCGCCGAACTCCAGTGGCTGGCGGGTGAGCTGGGTGTCGAGCGGGACCAGGAGGTGTTGCGCGAACGGCTCGGCGGCGCGGTCGACGAACTGCCCGACGACCTGGTGCTCGGCCCGGTCGCCGCCCGGCTGCGGGTGTGGGACGTGTCGCGCGGAGACGAGAGCCGGACGCGTACCCGGGAGGCCCTGGCCTCGCCCCGCTACCTGCGCCTCCTGGACGCGCTGGACGATTTGGTCCGGCGGCCGCCGCTGCGCGCCAGGGCGGCGGGCAAACCGGCCCGGGTCATGGCCAAGGCGGTCCTCAAGGAGTACGACCGCCTCGCCGGGCGCATGGACCACGCGCTGGAGCAGCCTCCCGGGCAGTCCCGGGACGCGGCGCTGCACCAGGCGCGCAAGGCGGCCAAGAAGGTCCGCTACGCGGCCGAGGTGGCGCGCCCGGCGCTCGGCAAGCCCGTCGCCCGCCTCGGCAAGCGTGCCAAGGCGGTGCAGAAGCTGCTCGGCGAGCACCAGGACGCCGTCGTGGCCCAGGACACCCTGCGCAAGCTGGCGGTGGCGGCCCACGGGGCGGGGGAGACCGCGTTCACCTGGGGCCTGCTCCACGGTCAGGAACGGGCGGGTGCCCGCGCCCGGCAGGAGGAACTCCCGTCGGTGTGGCGGGCGGCGGCGGATCCCGCGCTGCGGGCGGCCCTGAAACACTGA